A stretch of DNA from Triticum dicoccoides isolate Atlit2015 ecotype Zavitan chromosome 2A, WEW_v2.0, whole genome shotgun sequence:
ATGTGAAAAGAGGAAGAAAATTATATTAGAAACTATATTTGTATTAAAATATGTAAAAAAAAGTGGGTGCATTCCAAAAACAAAAGGATTTTGTAAAAtacaaaaataagaagaagaagaaactcaAGTATTACTCCGGAAATACTAAAACATTGAGATAAGTCAGGAAGAATTATGAAGAAAAATGGGAATTGTGGCAATATATACCGAATAAACAATTTTCACGAATTATCTGGTTCCTTTGAATATGTATGGATTTATAGCTTTTTGTTAAATTCCTAGATTTTTTATTTAATCCTACATACCTAAGAGAGTCATCCCCACTAtcatatttatctcaacatgcccCTACCCGCCACTAGCAAATTATTCCTTTTAATTATTTATTGAAAATCCATTAAAAACTCCAGTGTGGACATGGTGGCTTCGCATGGTTGCTGGACCATGTCCACGCATTGGCCATAGTGCTTCAGGTGAGACCAGGCACACAATTTGTTCAATATTAGGAGCTAACTGCCAAATTTATTTGGTTTTAAACTTCATGGGCCAAAAGAAAAACATGACTAATAGTTGAGAGGTCAAAATAAATTTTTATGTTTTATGTCATGATAATATTTTCCTTGCATTGAGGCATTCACATAATTTTCTATCATAATTTCAGAGTTTGTCTATATTTTAAGGAGCAAATCATATTCATTCCAACATTAACATTTATTACCTTCATTTTTATTTTGGAACCATCATGGTACCGGATTTGCATGCATACTACTACTATGTAGTGGCCGAGCTACAAACAAAAAACTGGGCGGGCCAAGCTAACCAAGAGCAtaactttttttgaaattttaacCTGCCGGATCGCCTGTGGCCggctcgccgtcgccgctagtgcaGCCACATCAGACGGGGGGTGCCGGGATGGGTCGCCACTAGGCAGAGTTGACTCTAGCTCAGCTCCTACTAGCTGTAGTTGCCCCAGCTACTATACCTCCCCGTCGGCTGGCGCCGTTCCCTAGTGGAGTACACGAGTCGTAGTACTACTTCTCTACTAGACGAGGCGTAGACAGAGCAAGGGGACAGATGTGTCAGTCGTGCTGCTCTATTGGTGGCAATTGGACTCTGGCGTTTGGGCTATGTGTGCTGGGCAATGGTCAtacgtatatatatatgtattttgGTGAATTGTTGGGCGGGCCACGGCACGGTTTTGCCCGTGAGTAGCTCCGCCGGTGCTACTATGAATATAAGGAGAAGTAACATGAtttaagaaaatgatgttggatGTTACACTGAGATTAGTATGTATTTGAATTACCATAATTGAACACCATCTAAGGAGTAGGAAAAGGAATCTGAATGGGGTCTTACCATATCTTGCTGATGTtttttctgattttcttctcttgtatATACTTTTTCTCCAACAAGCATCGATACCACAGAGGCACCCTAAAAAAATATGCAATAGAAATAGCTCaaaataatacaatggatatattttTTAGTTATCCATAAAATGATTCTGAGTACTAACTCAATGAACAGTATTAAATGAATTCGATCTATGTGTTCAGATATTTTTGGCCATGAGTTCAGATATATGTAGAACTGCATGAGTTTTGATATGTGTTCAGATATTTGTCAGTGTGCAGTGTGTTTTGACTGACTGGGAAATGAATTACCTTGGTACATGAAAGTTTAGCTCCAGAATTATCTACGCATCTAGATGCCTGAGAAGCAAATGAACACATGGTCACAAGAAAAGGCATGATATTGTTCTTGATGCAGCACAAAAAGAACAGTGATGCTATCACTCACGGCATCAAACGCTGACGAAACTTTCGCCTCATAGCCCATCGTCACCTCTGACCGAGGGGATgcgtcctcctcctctgcctcctcggGCACCGGCGAGGGAGGATTAGCAGCAATGTAAACCACCCGCAGCTTGAACTCCTCAATCAACCTACCCGGCGCCCTGGTGAACTGCACAAACCGTCGCATTACGCCTGAGAAATGTACCGTATAAACAGAggcatccatcagccagcaggagatGGAACCACAATGAACCTACCAGTTCAGGGACAAGATCTCTCATGGTGGCTCCGTCCCGGGCCACGGCGCTCTGCACGAGGAACTTGTCCTTGCAATGGTGATCCAGCTGCATGTCCCTGGGAGCCTGCATCGTAACTAAACCGATCCCAGCGCTTCAGCAACGATGATACGGTGGGCGTCAGTCAGGCAGATAAGCCGATGAATCGGTTAAGCAGGCCGCACCTGTGACGCTGCAGGAGCTCCGGGGCAGCAGAATGCCGCAGGTGTGGCGCACCGAGTACTTCCTCGGGTTCGTCGTCTTCACCTGCGGATTGGAATTCGGAACCATGTCAATCCGTCACCCTCCCACCCAATGGCACCGCAGACAGAGTAGCAGAGGATGGGTATTCAGTTATTCACCTTGAACGCCACGTACTTGTCGGTCTTGTTGATGAGCTGCATGCAGCACGATCGCTGCCTCTTGACCTCGTCTTCTCGATCGGGCCGCGGagaacaagcaagaagaagaaaatcAGTCGGCGCCGCTGAATTAGGCAGGAGTAGGGGTGGTTCCTGAGGGCACTTACAGGGGATCTTGAGCTCGGAGGGGCAGACCCGAAGCAGAGTGCTGCTCATGGCTCCGATCAGAGAGCTCTGCCAGAACCACGAACAGCGAAGAGATTCGATCGTTGCCTTGCCCCTAGAAGTGCTCCTGCTTCTCAAGAAGCAAACCAGTGCAGTGAACTGGACGGCGCGAGAGGTGGTTGGGTCGGCGGCGGTGCCTGCCTCCGGAAGCAAAGTGCGGGAATAAAtcgcaatgatgatgatgatgatctggaGCCGCGGGGAGCAGCTCGGGACGCAGAGGAATATGATATCCGCAAGAATAGTGGTGGGTTTGGCCTCGTCTTTAGCCGCTCTTGGGTCCTGGGTGGTGGATTGGGTTGCACTTGCAGCGCACACTGCAGAGGCAGAGCCGCCGGCGCCGTGGGGTGTGGTCTCGCGATCGCATTGGTAGGATGCGGCGTCCACGTTAGGCTAAGCTCTGCTCTGACTGTGCCTCGTCGGGATTTCCCCCCTTTCTAGCTCGACTTTGGGACAATGGGACCTGAcatcttttttgtttgtttgtttgtttgatgaTTGTGGGATGTGATGCGTTACCACACAACTGAATTATGTGAACATGACTGAAAGTGGTAACTCATTACTGGTGGAAATGGAATGGCACCGCCTGTGTCACTGTAAAACGGCACTCTCGAAAGAGaagacatatatctatgtagtgatTGGTGCTGCTGGTTGGTCCTGGGTAAGTAGCTAATGGATTGGGTTGTCTGCTGCAAGATGATGGGGCGGgtgactaggcttctcatcttgatTAAGGGCCGCCGGGGGGTGGGTCAGGGCCAGGTAGCAGTGGTTGCCAAATCAATTATCGTATCGGTGAGACATCAGCTTCAGCACTACCACGAACTCGAATATTTTCAGAGTGGCCAAAACTGGACGAGAGTAGCGTACCAGGCTGACCGCGATGGAGTTTACTTTTCTTCTTTAGCTTTCATTCAGGCTTTGCATAGTCACTGTCCAGTGTCCACCAATCCGGGTGTAATAGATTATACAAGTTTTAGAGTGGTTGGGCTTTTTTAGAACCGTTCGTTGATGTCGATCTAACGGCAGACAAATACAAAGTACTAGGTAGTATTCCGATGAAAGTACGCGAAAGTACTAAAACGAGTGGGGCCGGTACTCGTGACAAGGTGGGGACGCGTTTTAATCTAGGGGCAGTTTAGTCCTAGTAAAATTTGCACGCGCCGCCCCTCTCGTCGAATGAATAACCGCCGCCATGGTGCTACACATTCCACAATTACTCAtcggcggccatctcctccctctcctccatgTCCACCGcagtcatctcctccttcttgCCGCTGCAACTTCGCTCCACTCAGGCAACCCccccacccacccccaccccctcttcCACGGCAGAGCGAGctgatggccggcggcgagaacaccgacttcgtgcagatcgccggcggcgaccaggtcaagttggccaggttgagggagatccgttcttggtttgacaacacaagGCAGATGAGCTGGACGGCAATGGCCACTCTCAAGAATTTGACGAAGAAGGAGAGGGCAAAGCTTTTCCCCCAGCCCGTGCAACCGATTCAAAAGATCGAGatcctcctctgggcgatggagcaggccaattcgtccagcgagtggaccaggcggaggtggtgggcgttcagATCCAGGGTAGAGCATCCACTGGATCAGGAACCCACCGTGCACGAGGTGCCGTTGCAGATTGTGCAGCCTCCAACCGAGTCACCGGAGACTTCGAAGCGCAAGATGAGGAGGACAATGGTCGCGacctcgcttccccgccgttctccacgcttccctcgccgcTCTCCTCGTCTGAACGGCGGCGGTAGCTATGTTTAGAGTAAGCTTCCCCACTCCTCATCTTTCTAATGCTCGTGCTTACATCGTGGTGATACCGATCATAATAGTTCAGAGAGGGAATGCTAGATGGCATTTTAATCTCAATGAATTGCATGAACatttgagtacatggatttggagGATGGATTATGATGTATGTGAACCCTAGGCATCATATGAACCCTAGAAAAAATTAGTAATGTTGtagtggtagacactgaaatatttcggtacacaccggtaggcactgaaatatttcggaactgccctaggcaaaatttgtaatgttgtagtggtggacactgaaatatttcggtacacaccggtaggcattgaaatatttcggtactgccctaggcaaaatttgtaatgttgtagtggtagacactgaaatatttcggtacacaccggtaggcactgaaatatttcaTTACTACAATTTCAGTACACACCGATGCACACTGAATTATTTCACTACTGCAGTTTCAGTACACACCGGTACAtactgaaatatttcagtactgTAAATTCTATACAAAGTTGGCATTTTGTCATTTATGTGTGAATTAATCCATGCATCATATGGCCTAACTTTGTACATGAGTTTGGGTTAATTTCATGTCTATTTATTGTTAAAATTATTGTCATGCCATGAAACACAAGACAAGTCACTGACCCAAGCTTGCAAAGATGCCATATCAATGTTGCTGATATGAAATATGCATGTTTTCACCTAGTCTTGTGTCTGAATTAAAACTGAGCATTTTTTCTTGATGGTATCCATGGATCTAGAACTCCTATGAATTTTCTCATGTTGGATGTTTTGTTCTCCATCATTTGTACTAGCATTTCGTGCGATTAGATGCCATGACAAGACCCCTGGCATATTTATTTTCTTGCCTCCAACATCACATGTGTGTTTTGCAGGAAAAAACCTGGAGTTCACCAGGCTGGCTGAAGTTGTGAGGCTGGGAGGCTGATGGTGCTGCTACTGGCTGATCCTTCTTCTTTCAGTTTTTGTTCGTCATTTCTCAAGTCATTGGACCAGGGCTACTTCCCTATGTGCTGTTAATGTATTAAGTAGTTCCTTCGAATTTGTAGTATTAGTTAGTTTGAATGTGAAAGTACCTTAATTTTTAGGAACGGAATGTTGCTATGTATGACCAAGGGTTTCATACCTTAATCTTTGGATAATTAATTATGTGAACTGTTGGATGTGGCGCATAACGAAACGCCTCTACCATTGATACTAGTTCAACATGTCGGTCCAATTAGAGACCAGCCACTACCATATAGAGTAGTTAGCATTTCATACTATAACCTGGCACGTACAAAACATCACACAGTGGAAGCACatccctaagcaccttgcattgtacaaggtctTAGAGACAAGCCTCTACCATATATAACAGTTACCATGTCACACTACAGCCTATAAAACATCACACAGTGGAATAATCATAGCTAGTAGAGCATTAGGTACCAGTTAATAATAGTTGCAATCCATCACAAGAAACAATACCTAGATATGAGTAGATATAGGTACGGTAATACACGACAAGTACTCGCAAACAAGAGCTAACATAACAAGTTCATTTCAGATTGATACATGGCCCACCGCAGTTCTAAATGAGGTGGAtggtgatcatcatcctcaagtcatGGCGACGGGTGTTCGCAACAGTGAGTAGGATGGCCTGTCCTACCCGAAGATTCTTGGCACGAAGGAACTTCTTCCACCCTGCCCTGCTCAAGacagtgcgaccgtccgtgtccactgcATAGGCACAGCTGGTGATGGAGCCCGTtctggtaaggcgtagtccagcggcCATGCCTTCTTCGTCGGGGTCGATGCCACAGCTATCAAGTAACCTCTTAGGTAATTTTTGAAAACAGTTGACATGATCATATACATTAGTGGAATAGCAAAACAGTTGACATGATATATGATCATGTCACGTGCAATTATCAACAAAGCATACACTTCAAGACACATATATCATTGGATTCAACACtgagcatatatatcatcacatcAGTACACTATACGCCAagcatcaaattactacagtaattaggcatatcattagattactgcgtacactaagcatatcatcgcatATTACTACACTACATGCATGTCATAAAATTCTTAACTAAATGAATTCTAAACTAGGCCTCTCATCACAGTACTACAACATGCATATCATATGAACTACTACACTAACTAAGCATGTATATCATGTAATTACCACACTAAGTAACATACCATGATATGCCATTTAACATTCGTCCTTGTGAGGCGGGTCATGAATGGCTTCCCTAGGTAGTCTTCACGTAGCGGAAGCATGTCCCAGAGGTTGCCGATTTCCTCGTCGCCCAGTCTGAGTCCTTGGGCATACAGGTATTCaacaagtgggttctcatcatcatcAGAATCGTCATCATCTGAATCAGCACCATCTTCCTCCTCATGAACTTCATCCTCACTATCCGGAATCAAATTTAGATAGATAACAGAAATCCTGGGCCTATCttttctgaaggagaagctgattaaTTCACCCCcactaagacgcatgcgggcgatgaAACGATCCCAATCATCTCCTCCTATCTGGGTTATCTTTCGCCCCTTCTCGACCTGCATAGTGTATGGGCCCCCAAGAGCATCGAAGGTCACGGTGTCTGCGACGAGCTCATTGAATGCTAATCTCACATTGCATGGTACGATCTATGTAAGATAAAAACAAATAACAGACACAATACATTAGTGGAaatagcaaaaaaaacaaaaagaatgtACTGTCAGAAGGTTCATATAAATTGTTACCGCTGCAAAAACAAAAGAAGGCtgaaagtagatgccgaacagcgtgGCAGTAGAAAGGCTGGTCCGGCACCGTGAATTGCAGCGTCCACATTGTGCTTCCTCCATTCTACACAGAACGTGTTGAACTCTAAGTTGAATTGTACATAGTACAATACAAAGATcatacatataataaatcatagtgATAACCTATACTGGCAATGGCCAATCAATCTATTTTCTATCATCTACGTAATAAAGCAATGCCAATGACAATGGCAATGCCCGTCTCATCTAAACCTGGGAATAGTTCGGCATCCAAACTAAAACCAGTCCAATCCACAGCACACATCAAAACCAAACCAATCCAGATATTTTCATTTAGAATCTAGACCAAACCGAACTATACATGCTCGTCATCCAACCCAGTCCAAACCGTTTTCAACTTTTGGATTGAATCCAAAGGTTCAAACCGTGGACAAAGCCATACGCGAGGGCACGTCATGAATCTAGATCAGACATGGCGTCAAAGCTCAAGAGAGGCGACGAGCTCCGGCCAGCAACAACGGCTCTTGGATTTGAAGCAGTAGTAGGTGGTAGTGGTGGCTCAAACTAATTGATTGATTTGGTCTCAAACCATAGAAACCAAATCAAGATCCAATCCAAAAACTAAGTTTCAGTCCAAACCAATCGACTCAAATCCGCCTCCGTAGGGAGACACGGTTGGGGAAGGGAAGAAGAGGGGAGATCTCACGTACTTGCCGGAGTTGGCGGTGGCCGCGCACCGGCAGCGAAGAGAGGGGTCGTCGAGagatggcggcgatggcggcggcgctggTCGAGAAGGGAAGAAAGAAAGATGTGGAGTGGTCGAGACGGGGAGAAAGAAAAATGTGGTACATGTGGTGGCTCGGTTGTGTGGATGACAAGGGGACCCACTTGTGAGACCGATAGCAATTGATGGCAAACCGCAGGAGGTGCACGACCGTGTGCACGACCGCCACGTCCCCACGTGGAATGGGGACGGCCGGGTGGGTGTGTCAAGTCAAATCGGCACCTGCGGCTTCTCGGTAACTCCAAGAGGCAGGAGTAGTGCATTTCTTCCCCAAATCGGGTAGAAAACCCTCGTCCTCTCCCCACCCTCTCTTCCTTCCTCACCACCTCAccaccctctcctccttcctcaccACCCTCCTCCCTTCCTATGCCTCCCTCCTCCTGTCTTCGACCGACGATGAAGCGTGGGCATGAAGATGC
This window harbors:
- the LOC119356128 gene encoding vesicle-associated protein 1-3-like; the protein is MSSTLLRVCPSELKIPYEVKRQRSCCMQLINKTDKYVAFKVKTTNPRKYSVRHTCGILLPRSSCSVTVTMQAPRDMQLDHHCKDKFLVQSAVARDGATMRDLVPELFTRAPGRLIEEFKLRVVYIAANPPSPVPEEAEEEDASPRSEVTMGYEAKVSSAFDAASRCVDNSGAKLSCTKGASVVSMLVGEKVYTREENQKKHQQDMGLLREAGSPQQGFSVMFVLLVFMSSVFIGHLMKHIKV